CAAATGTCTATGCGGAGTCGGTGCGTCCGAATCTGGCCGGGTTCGACCACCCCACCTGCAACTGCAAGAACCAGGGGGAGAAGGCCTGCCTGGACAACTGTCTCAATCGCATGGTCTACACTGAGTGCTCGCCCAGCAATTGCCCGGCGGCGGAGAAGTGCAGGAACCAGAAGATCCAACGCCATGAGGTGGCCCCCGGCGTAGAGCGATTCATGACGCTGGACAAGGGCTGGGGTGTGCGGACCAAGCTGCCCATCGCCAAGGGCACCTACATTCTCGAGTACGTGGGCGAGGTGGTCACCGAGCGGGAGTTCAAGCAGCGGATGGCCAGCATCTATCTGAACGACACGCATCACTACTGCCTCCATCTGGATGGGGGGCTCGTCATCGATGGCCAGCGCATGGGCAGCGACTGTCGCTTTGTGAACCACTCGTGCGAGCCCAACTGCGAGATGCAGAAGTGGAGCGTCAACGGACTGTCTCGCATGGTTCTGTTTGCCAAGCGGCCCATCGAGCAGGGCGAGGAGCTCACCTACGACTACAACTTCTCGCTGTTCAATCCCTCCGAGGGTCAGCCCTGTCGCTGCAATATGCCCCAGTGCAGGGGCGTGATTGGTGGCAAGTCGCAGCGAGTGAAGCCTCTGCCTGCCGTCGAGGCCAAGCCCGTGGAGGGTTGTCCGGCCCGCAACGGCCGCCAGCGGAAGCACAAGGCCAAGAAGCATGCCCAGAGGATGACGGGCAAGGAGAGCCCAGCTGCACTGGCCGTGGCCAAGGCCAAGATGCAGCCACTCTccgagaaggagaagaagttGGTCAAACAGTTTAATGCGTTCCTAATCCGGAACTTTGAGAAAGTATGCTTCGATCTAATAAGCCCCAAAACGATTGCCTCTTAatgctttctctctctctctcaaacaGATTCGCAAATTGCAGGCCAAGCGAGCGGCAGCATCTGATTCGCCCACACATGCGGCCTCCAATGGCGACGGATTGCCTGGAAGTCGACCCTCTACGCCATCCTCCAACTCGCTGCTGGCTACCCAGATTTCGGCTCTCTGCACGCAAAGGAATATGAAGACCCGCGGCCTCACCCAGGCCGTCCAGGATCCAGAGCTGGACAAGATGGCCAAAATGGCCGTGATTCTGAGAGACATTTGCAACGCAGTGGAGGCCCTGAAGATGTCCGAACTCCTGATGACTGTGCCCAGCAATAAGAAAAAGAAGGCCATGAAAAACTCGAATGGAAAGACTCATGGCTCAGGCACTGGCTCGGCCGCCCGCGTGGAGTTCAAGTCAATTCAAGCCCATGTCGAGCAGGGACACTACAAGACGCCCCTGGAATACGATTTGCAGATGCTGCAACTGTTTGCAGaggccaagcagcagcatAGCGATGACGAGGGCAAGTCCAAGGCGGTGCAGAAGCTGCTGGAGTGCTACGAGCAACAAAAGATGGCCTGCTATACACATCTGCTGGAGATTTTGGGCGAGTCAGAGTCACTGCAGAGCTTCAGGCCGAAGGAGGAGGCTGCACCTGTGGAGGAGAAACCCCCAGAGATCCCAGAGGTGGCTCCATTGGCTCTGGCCACTGTGCCCCTGCCCGCCGTAGAGGCCTCGCCCGACGAAGATGTGATTCGCTGCATTTGCGGCCTCTACAAAGATGAGGGTCTGATGATTCAGTGCGCCAAGTGCATGGTCTGGCAGCATACGGAGTGCACCAAGGCGGACATTGATGCGGACAACTACCAGTGCGAGCGGTGCGAGCCGCGGGAAGTGGATCGGGAGATACCCCTGGACGAATACACCGAAGAGGGCCATCGCTACTTCCTCACCCTCATGCGGGGCAATCTGCAGGTCCGACAGGGCGACGCTGTGTACGTGCTACGCGATATACCCATCAAGGATGCGGCCGGCAACATTCTACCCAGTCAGAAGCATACCTACGAGACAATTGGGGCCATTGACTACCAGGAATGCGACATCTTTCGAGTGGAGCACTTGTGGAAGAATGATGATGGGAAACGCTTCATTTTCGGCCACCATTTCTTGCGACCCCACGAGACCTTCCACGAGCCCTCGCGCCGCTTCTATCCCAATGAAGTGGTTCGCGTCTCCCTCTACGAGGTGGTGCCCATTGAGCTAGTCATTGGTCGGTGCTGGGTCTTGGATCGGACCACATTTTGCAAGGGCCGTCCAATGGAGTGCCCCGACGAGGATCATTGTTTCATCTGCGAGCTGCGGGTGGACAAGACGGCGAGATTCTTTTCCAAAGCCAAGGCCAACCATCCGGCCTGCACTAAGAGCTATGCCTTCCGCAAATTCCCCGAAAAGCTGAAGATCTGCAAAAGCTATGCGGTAATGTTAAATACGAGTTTTTGCAACCACAAAGTAAACCAAATGCTAATAATTCAATGTCTCTACAGCCCCATGATGTGGATCCCTCGTTGCTGAAAACGAAGAAGCATAAGACTGATTTAGAAGTAGGAGGAGCTGTGCCCGCAACGATGCACAAGACTTCAGGAagacaggagcagcagcagcagcagaaagcagGAGGCAGAAAGCAACGTGGGAATAGTGCGGCAGCCGCAGAAGGAACGGGAGGAGCAACAACGGTACATGTTGTGGCCCCAGTGGCGCCCAATGGACAGGTACAGTGTACTGCGAGTCCCTTTCCAAACGAAATTGCCACCAATTGCTGATCCATTCCATCCATTGCAGGTCCTCGAGAAGAAGCGCTCACGCTTGGAGAACGTTTTGAAGACCGTAAAGTTGAAGTGTATGGATGCCCAGACGGCCCAGGAGCAGCCGATTGATTTgtcgtacctgtggtccggcCGCGGGGCCAGGCAGCgcaaaaccaacaaccaaaCCAGCAGTAGCTCGAACTCGGTCACGCCCAGCGCCTAGTTTGCGCTGAGGCTCAGCCATGTACATATACTATGTGCATGCTTACATTTAGAGGCATTGCTTAATATATTATGGAACATAACTTAACAGATAATAGCCCGTAgccatgtacatacataaatcgCAGCGGTGATAGTAGTAATTCTAGTTTTTAAACTGTTATGAACAAAATTCGTGAAGAATGGGCCTTGGAGAATGGCTAAAATGGAACTTATTATGAAGAATACCTTTAACGATGAATATTTTAAGAACTTATTTATATCCTTGAATTTAAACAACCGCATGAAGCCCAATTTAGATGAATTTCTTATGTTTTAATTGTTTACATCGCATTTCCGTATTAACCTTGTTTTACATGGCTCTTCCCAACCCACCCCACTCACCACACTCCTTCCAATTTAAGGCGTTTGACTTTTGAATtgttattttaaattattgtattttgttatGAATGAATGCTTAACGAAACTACGCAAACATCCAAGCGGAAGAACCGAACGCGCGATTAGttcttaattaatttgaaattgttATTAACTGCTAACACAAACATTGAAAGTGAAATAAAAGTATATTTTTCATTACAACTGAAATTTCGGAATGTAATCTTCATGGTGTGCATTGTACACCTTGCCATGGTTGCCAGCGTGTCCTTGGGCCTGATGAGGGTCTCAAAAACAAAGTCCGTCTTGAAGAAGCCCACAACAGTAGCGGAGCCATCGATGCAGCAGATCTTCGATGAAATCCGACTCGTTGGTACCGCACTCGTTGATGCATTCGAGTGGCAGTCCCAGCCATAGCATTTGCATGCATTTGTGATCCCCGGGCAGGTGGAGTTCACCTAATCGCAGCCATCGGGACACTCGAATCCCCGTCGAATTGTTTTTAACTGAAAGAGGGATATGTCTATGGGCATCAATTTGCAACCCACTTGTTGATGCACGTATTGAAGGCCGCACACTTGAACTGATTCGCCTTGCAGGTGATGTTGCAGTTGATCCTGTCGCTGTTGATGCACTTCCCGGTGACGCAGCTGGAGAGCATTTGTGAGTTGCAGTTTTTGACTGCGAAAAAGTAATCATAGTGCTATGTAAATGATAATTTAATGAGCaacgaaaacgaaagagagagtgtTAAAGGAAAAGGCGATGGGAGTGAATTAGAACTCATCCTTGCCCAGCTGCATCTTCTCGACCTTAATGCTATCCTTTGTAATAACATTGATAATCACAGAGTCGCCGGTGAACATGTCGCTCTGCGCGGCCGTGATGAAGGCATCTTTGGCGATGGCCAGGGCACGCTCCTTGGTTAGCGCCGGCTGCTCGGATGTCTCACCAATCTGATTGTCCAACACCGGCTGCAGTATGCCGACGGCTGTCCCCTCGACACGGCTGCTTTCACGGACGAAATGGCCGATGCAATCGTAAGAGAATACGGCCCCCTGGCCGTCCTGGTCGATGCCACCCAAAATGGGGGAGACGTTGTAGGGTAGATGGCGTCGCTGGTACTGGACCACGGAGAGCATCTGTGCCATGGACTCGATGCTCATGACCTTGTGGTGCTGGTTCTCGTAGCCCTGCTGCTTCACCTTCAACAGATTAGTCAGCGAGACGGCGTCGCACCAGCAGCCTGTGGCCGCCACCACCATCTGCTTGGACAGAGGACACAACTTGGTCTGTGTCCGCGAGAGAATTGCACAGCCGCTGCTCAAACGTGTGTCCCCGCCAATGACCACGAAGTCCTTTCCGGCAATGGCCAAAACAGTGCCGCCATTATTCTCGTATAAATCAGGCTTGCCAGGCTTCCACATGGCCGCAAATTCGTTCAAACTCGTATAGAATAATGTgctgtataaaatatatttatattattggTTGGCGAGTGTTCGTGCAGCGCCACTTTCCCGCAAGTGATGCTCGATTTTCAGAAGTTAAAGGCAAAGCAACGTAGATATAATACGATGGTTTTGATCACTCAAAAAATTTGCTTGAAAATCAAAGAAAGATATTCAAAAACTTTAACATTTGCTCTTTATTGTTTATCTATTGCTAACTCccaaaatccaacaaaatcAGCCATTCGGCTTCCCTTCCAGCCAGGAGAGGGCCTTCCGTATGGGCAATCCAAAGATCAAGGAGCCTGAGTCAGATCGGATCAGTATTATAGCCAGTAGGAACAAATGAAATCTTTCATAGCTCTATctcactcttcctcgtgcagtgtgcgtgCTCTGGCGGACGCGAGCGAGGTAAAACTCAACAAACCACCTGGCAAGCGCGTTGTACGCACTGAAGTTGTGTTGGTTAATTAACCAATTAATa
The sequence above is a segment of the Drosophila pseudoobscura strain MV-25-SWS-2005 chromosome X, UCI_Dpse_MV25, whole genome shotgun sequence genome. Coding sequences within it:
- the LOC6900268 gene encoding proteasome subunit beta type-1-like is translated as MWKPGKPDLYENNGGTVLAIAGKDFVVIGGDTRLSSGCAILSRTQTKLCPLSKQMVVAATGCWCDAVSLTNLLKVKQQGYENQHHKVMSIESMAQMLSVVQYQRRHLPYNVSPILGGIDQDGQGAVFSYDCIGHFVRESSRVEGTAVGILQPVLDNQIGETSEQPALTKERALAIAKDAFITAAQSDMFTGDSVIINVITKDSIKVEKMQLGKDEF